Within the Cytophagia bacterium CHB2 genome, the region CGAAGAAAAGTCCGGCGTAGCTTGCTTTTAACTCGTCCGGCGGGTGTGATTTTGCCTCCGCGACCAAGCGGCCCATGGCATTGAGCGCTTTAACGCTGTGCGCCATGATCAAGTATTTGTGCTGTGTGTGAAAGCGCACGAGATCATTGACGCGCAGCGGCGCCTGTGTTAATTGCTGCCAGCGAAAATGGCAAAACACACGCACGATGAAATTCTCACGCAGGCGGGCATCGCTGAGCCGGCCCTCCTCTTCAATCGGCAGATGCGTCATTTCTTCCAATAAAACCCGCGCATACATGCCTACCCCGGTTTTGGCGGGAATGTTGTTTTCATCGTAAACCTTCACGCGTTCCATGCCACAAGTGGGCGAGTCCTTTTTGAGAATATAACCATTCAACGAAAGATGTTCGAGCTGGGCGACTTTCGCGCGCGCATAGCTTGACATCATCTCAGTGTAGTCGCGCTCGGTTTTGCTGGCCACCAAACGCGCAGCCTCGGCGCGTCCAATGAGGCGCAACGACTCGCGCGGCGCGCCTAATCCGATCTCCATCTCCGGACAGACCGGCACCCATTCAAAAAACTGCGCCAGGGTTTTGACG harbors:
- a CDS encoding DUF523 and DUF1722 domain-containing protein, whose translation is MLDDSAKIRLGISSCLLGENVRFDGGHKKDHYIVKTLAQFFEWVPVCPEMEIGLGAPRESLRLIGRAEAARLVASKTERDYTEMMSSYARAKVAQLEHLSLNGYILKKDSPTCGMERVKVYDENNIPAKTGVGMYARVLLEEMTHLPIEEEGRLSDARLRENFIVRVFCHFRWQQLTQAPLRVNDLVRFHTQHKYLIMAHSVKALNAMGRLVAEAKSHPPDELKASYAGLFFGALRRPASPKKHTNVLQHLAGYFKKDLNERDKSELHATITNYHAGLLPLIVPLTLIKHYVYKLDIKYLQDQIYLNPHPKELMLLNHV